The genomic region ATTTCCTGGGTATTCAATGCCTTAAAGGGAAGAGTTTAAATTTAGCTTACATGATATCAGAAAAAACAACGAGAAATCAATTAGTAAGACATCTGGAAGGTGGGCTTGCGTATACTTCTATAGACAGTTTTCTTGATGGGATCCCATTTGAGAAAATAGGGATTAGACCTGCAGGTTTACCCTATTCATTTTATGAGATATTCTTTCATATTGCGTTCGCTCAAAAGGATATTCTGGAATACACTATTTCAGGAGATTATGAGACCAGAAACTGGCCTGATGATTACTGGCCTGGGGTGCCCGAACCTGGTAGCG from Gramella sp. MT6 harbors:
- a CDS encoding DinB family protein, translating into MISEKTTRNQLVRHLEGGLAYTSIDSFLDGIPFEKIGIRPAGLPYSFYEIFFHIAFAQKDILEYTISGDYETRNWPDDYWPGVPEPGSEEEWEDLKADYFEDRRLLKDFILDEKNDLTKPVVNSKEHSLLREIFLVVEHTAYHTGQLLIIQRLLAVYDN